ATCTGCGGTCACCAGATTGGTGAAGTCATGCGTTAAAGTCAAATCTTCGGCAAACGGGGCTTTCAATGAACGACCAGGAAGGTTCAGCGGATAAGGGTTGGGAAACTGATTGATCATCTGCTCAGGGCCTCTGAACGTTACCGAATCTGGCCGGATCACAATGGGCCCCACAAAGGCATAGCCTGCATCTAAGCTCAGTTTGGTAGAATCTACCGTTAACGGAACTTTGCGGGAGCTCAAGCGGTCAAAATCAAAGGAAAGGGTGTCTGTGACCACAAAATTGAGCGCCAGGCCGTCCAGCACGTTGGAAATGGCGGGCCGGAGCGCGTAGCCTGGCAGGCGCTTTAGGTTGGGCAAGCCCCTGATGGTGAGTTCGGCGGGCCGTACCTGGAAGAAGACACTCTTGCGAAGCAGTTTCCAGCCTTTGCCGGTCACGTTGATGGTCACTTCCTCGGGCAGCGGTTTTACCGGTACCAATTTCTGTGGGTCATACACAAACGTGATGGGGTACGTGATGACCGTGGTGTAATTCTTGTTCAGGGCGTTGAGGAGCCAGAACGTGGCCGCGGTCAGAAAACAATACAAAACCACCCTCCAGTACTGCTTCTGTTTTGGTGAAAACGGTTGCAGTATCCAAAGGATGGCTTGTTTTGTCTTGTTAAACGGCAAAGTGTTTTGTACGTATTAAGTGGTTTCTGTGACGGTGTTGGCATTTACGCGGGTGGTGGGCTCCACGGCAATGGCCGATTTCTCAAACTTGAGTTTCAGGCCTTTGTCCACTTCCAACCACACGGTATCATCGTCTACGCTCAACAGGCGGCCGTGCATACCACCAATGGTCACCACGTTCATGCCGCGTTTCAGCTCTTCCCGGAACTTCTTCTGGTCTTTGGCCTTCTTCTGCTGCGGACGCACCATAAAGAAATAGAACACCAGAATGATTAACCCGATGAACAGGAAATTAGAGTAAAGGTTGGCGCCCTCAGCGGATGCGGCTTGTAATAAAAGGGTTTGCATAGAGATTGGGTAACTTATAAACGAACAGGACCGCTGGCACCAGCCTGGGGCACGGTGCCCACAATGTTGGTTTTAATGGTTACCTGGTTGATCTGCGGATCTGTGTTGGCCGTGATGGTGATTTGCTTAGACTGCTGACCAGACTTGCCGGCTGGGTCAAATTCTACTTTAATATTCCCGGAGGCACCTGGGGCAATTGGCTCTTTTGGCCATTCTGGTACGGTACAGCCGCAAGTAGCGGTGGCGCTTTCAATAATCAACGGCGCCTGGCCCGTGTTGGTGAATGAGAACGTGTGCTGTACTTTCTGGTTATCTTTGATATTCCCGAAGTCATGCTCAGACTCTTTGAACGTCATCACCGGCTTGGGGCCGTTGGGGTTCACTGCCTCCTGTCCCGCAACGTTGGGGTTGGTGGCAGGGTCATTGGCCGCCGGAGCCGCCGCTGAACCATTCGCTGAGTTTTGGTCAGTAACGGTAGTAGTGGTTTCCTCAGTGGTTGTCTTCTCGCAGCTCACGGTCATGAAAGAACCGGCAGCCAGCATCAATACTATAAATTGCTTTTTCATAAATGGTTAACCTATTTAAAAGAACAGGACAAGTTACAAATTAGAAATGATATGCTGCGCAAATTCTGAGGTGGAGGCATTTCCGCCCAAATCTTTGGTGCATTGCTCTTTGTTCAATAGCGTTTTCTCCAGGGCGTTCTCAATTCTGGCGCAATGGTCTTTCAACTCCATGTGTTCCAGCATCATCAACGCGGAGCGAAGCAGAGCCGTTGGGTTGGCCAAGCCTTGACCAGCAATATCAGGCGCTGAGCCGTGCACGGCCTCAAAAACAGCCATGTCATCACCTACGTTGGCACCAGACACCACGCCCAGACCGCCTACCAGACCGGCACACAGGTCAGATAATATATCCCCGAACAAGTTGGTGGTCACAATCACCTCAAACTGCTCTGGCTTGCTCACCAGCTGCATGCACATGTTGTCAATGATTTTCTCGTCCCAAGGCACGCTGGGGAATTCTTTAGATACTTCGGCGGCAGCCTCCAGCATTAATCTTCCCGCCGATTTCAAGATATTGGCTTTGTGGGCCACAGTCACTTTGGGGCGGTTGTTCTTGGCAGCATAAGCGAACGCAGCGCGAACAATCTTGCGGCAGCCTTCCACGGTCACGCGGGCGATGGAATCAGAAATTCCCAGGCGCTCGTCATACATCTCCAGACCAGCGTACAACCCTTCAGTATTTTCTCTGAAAAGCACCAGGTCTACGTTCTCAAAGCGGGTTTTCACACCGGGCGTGGTTTTGGCCGGACGCACGTTGGAATACAAATCAAACTTCTGGCGCAGTTGCACATTAATGCTCTTGAAGCCTTTGCCCACCGGCGTGGTGATAGGGCCTTTGAGGGCGATTCTGTTGCGCTCCAGGGAGTCAATCAGGCTTTGCGGAATCAACTCACCCATGCTGTCAAAGGTGGTTTGTCCGGCGTTTTCTTCCTCCCAGGTAATGGGCACTTGGGCGGCTGCAAAGATCGCCTTTACGGCTTCCGTGATCTCAGGACCTATCCCGTCGCCGGGAATTAGGGTAACGGTTGTCATGGGCAAGGGGCTTATATTTCTTTCTTACTGTTGATTTGATTGATAAGGGAATCTACGTCTACTAACAGGCGCTCGGCTTTGTCGCGGGCGTCTTTGATCACGCGTTGGCCTTCGGTTTTGGCCGCCGAACCCTGCTCTTCTTTGCCGGCAATCAGGTCATTAGACAGTTCCAGCAACCGTGCACGGTATTTCTCCAGCTGGAAGCTCAGTTTGTCACGGGTTTCACGGCCTTTCTCTGGCGCAAACAAGATACCCAGTACCGCGCCCGTGGCGATACCGGTGGAAAAGGCAAGGATAGCATTGATTTTTTTGCCCATAGCAGTAGGTAGTTTAGGTGGTATGACACAAGTGCATTCAAAGCAGGACGGCCGTTGCCGGACGCGTCACTTCTCTCAATACGTAGCGAAAGCAAAATATATTGAACCGCGCATATAAATATTTTACAGGCGCGGCTCCCGTTTTTGGCTCCATTTCTGGAAACGAGGCCAAAAACGGAATTCCCTCTTCTTCTAAACGAAATTTTGGGCCAATTATTTGTTGTCCAGCAAGCCTCGGCCAGATTTCCGGATGGCGCCGCTAGCCATTAATTCCTGGCTCAACTTGTCCAGCACGCCATTTACAAACTGCTTGCTCTTGGGCGTACTGTACACTTTAGAAATGTCAATATACTCGTTGATAGACACTTTCACGGGTATGCTCCTAAAGGTGTGCATCTCGCAGAGCGCCATTTTCAAAATGATTTTGTCTAGTTGCGCCACGCGTTCCACGTCCCAGTTCTGCACGCTGTCAGAGATCATGGCCTCGTATTTTTCGTCTTCCCGCAGGGTTTCATGGTAGAGTTCTTCAAAGAACGCCTTGTCATCGTCCCAGCTGGCCGAGAGGTCCAGCAGCGCCAGGTTTTCATCGGTGCTTTCTTCCAGCATTTTGATGGATTTGTTCACCAGGTTCTTCACCACGGAGCGGTTCTCTACCCAGTTCAAGTCTTTCTCCTCAAACAGGGCCTGCAGGTTCTCGTCCTTAAAGATAACGTTTTTAAAGATATGGCGAAGCAGTTCATGGTCCTGCTCGTAGTTGGGCTCCAGAATCTCTAGGTAGGCCTGCACTTCCTCGTCTTTCTTGAGGTTGTTTTTGTAAATATTCTGGATGACCTGCTGCTCACCGGCCCAGCTCAGGTTTCTCCTGATCACGCGCTGCTCCAGGAACTTGTTGCCCAATAATTTCTGCAAAGCTTTGTTATCCAGCAGCTTGCGCAAGTTCACGTCTTTGCGCTCGGTGAACCGGGTGGCGGCTTTCTGCTCCTCGCCTTCAATCTGGTGCACCAATTCCTGGGCCACTAATAGTGTCAGCAAATAGCGGTCATAGATTTCCTCGGCGGCAGAAATCATCTGCGCCCCGAAGTATTTGAGGTCTTTCTTGAGTGAGTTCTGGTAGAAGTTGACGGCGGCCTGGGCCACGTCTAAGATTTCGCGGTCTTTCTCCTCGGTGTCAAACTGACGGGTTTTGTACCATTCCTTGAACATGAGGCTGGCAATCTGCTTCTGCCCTTCCAGTTTTTTGCGGTCCTGCACCTCTGCGGCCATCAAATCTGGCGCGAACCGGTCCGCGATCAAATCTAAGGCTAACTGGTAATCAGAGCCCTCGGCCTGCACATAGGCGTAAATGGCTTGCATGGCTTTGATTCTTAGAATTCTGCGGTTGAGCATGGGCGTACGGAAAGAACGTGGTGAACGAAAAAATACGGATAAAAGTTGGCTTCTACGTGCGGTGCGTGTCTGCTGCAGGGCTTGCTGCCAATTCTGCCGCAAAGGTCCGAACTTAGCACCCAAGAAGCAAATGGGTTTTGGTTTATTTGCCTTGCCGGGGGTTTACGGCGGTGAAGGCGGTCATCCTGAACCTGTCGAAGGATCTAACGAAGATACATTGTTAGATGGCAGCTACCACCCAAAACCTTTTCCCTTAATTCCCTCTTTGCTACTTCGCCTCCCAGGTTTGTCACTTTTCTTCTTGATAAGAAAAGTAACCAAAAGAATCAAGAAGCCTCAAACTCGCTGCCGCTCAGACAGTGAGGCTTCAACGTTTTGCACCTGGCAAAGGTGATCCGTTTCATTGCTAACTTACGCCACTACCATTTCATAAAGCCACTGCTGCTCCCTCCCATGCTCCGGGAAACAGCCAAGGCTGCCCTGCACAAGGTCGGCCGGTTGCTGCATTTGCTGCTTGAGCCGCATAAATTCCTTCCTCACCCTGCGGGCGGTTATTGTTTTTAGGCTCTAAACTAGAAATGAAGCCCAAAACGGAAAATAATATAGAGACCAGGCACCGCCTTGTCTCCCTCGCATTGCTCTCTCCTGCCACCTCGCATTCCAGAGAACTCCCCTCCTGTTCTAGGAGGGGCTGGGGGTGGTAAAAAAAAATGCGCTTCCAGCCCAGTCTTTGCAAACCGAACCGGAAACGCATTCACTTACTAGTCACTCCCCTCTCCGTGGGAGAGGGGCCGGGGGTGAGGTCTAATACGTCTGCTTAATCTTGGCCATGTCATCAATGCGCTTCTGAGCCAGTTGCGTGGCGGCTTTCTGTGGGTGCGTGCCGTCGGCTTCTGCTTTGGCCAGGATGTTGCCGGTGGTGGTGTAAATCTGCTCGGTTTGCTGCATGGCCCACTCGCGGTTCAGGTGCTTCACTTCTGAATACACGTTGATGATGCCGCCGGCGTTAATCAAGAAATCTGGCGCGTAGACCATACCTTTCTGTACCAAAGCTGGGCCATGAATGTTCTCGTCCTGCAATTGGTTGTTGGCGCAACCGGCAATCACCTGGCATTTCAGGCGGTTGAGCGTGTTGTCATTGATGGTGGCACCCATGGCGCAAGGCGAGTAGATGTCCACGTCCAAGTCATAGATTTCATCCAGGCCAACCACGGTAGCGCCAGTATTAGCGGCAATACGCTGCAGGCGTTCCTGGTCAATGTCAGTGATGAACAGCTGGGCGTTTTCTTTAGCCAGGTAGTCAATCAGATATCCGCCCACGTGACCCGTGCCTTGCACCGATATTTTCTTTCCGGCCAGGCTGTCATTGCCGTACGCTTTTTTGGCGGCGGCTTTCATGCCCATATAAGTGCCGTAGGCCGTTACCGGAGAAGGATCGCCGCTTCCGCCCTGTGATTCTGGCAGGCCCGCGACGTATTTGGTTTCCATCCCGATGTAGGCCATATCCTGGGTGGTCATGCCCATGTCTTCGGCGGTGATGTACTTGCCGTTGAGGTTGTTCACAAAACGCCCGAACTTGCGCATCATGGCCTCGGTCTTGTCTTTCTTTGAATCGCCAATGATGACCGCTTTTCCGCCGCCCAAGTTCAAGCCGGAGATGGCAGATTTAAAGGTCATACCGCGCGAAAGCCGCAACACATCGCGCAGCGCTTCGGCCTCAGAGGCATAGGTCCACATGCGGGTGCCGCCTAAGGCTGGGCCCAGAACGGTGTTGTGCACACCGATGATGGCTTTCAAACCCGTTTCGTGGTCATGGCAGAACACCACTTGCTCGTGCTGGTATTCACTTATCTGTCCGAACACCGTGGACTCCGGATTTTTCGTTATTTCAGTTACTTCAACCATGTTTGCTTTTTAATTTGACAACCAGCTGTAATTTCCGGTGGAAATGGGAGCCGATTTGGTAATTTTGTTTCAAAAATAAGGTTATATTTTTCAATCGCCAAGGAAAATCCTAACAAGTGTTAGTACGTATTTCCTCTAAAGCCAGCCTGTGAAATCGCTCAAATACTTAAATAAATACCTGCTCAAATATAAATTCCGGTTTTTCTGGGGAATTGTGTTTGTGATTGTGTCCAACATCTTCGCCATTATTCCGGCGCAGGTGGTGCGGCACGCCTTTGACCTGGTGCGCGAGGGCATCACCATGTACCAACTCCACGAGGGCTTCACGCAGCAGGAACGCGTCTATGATTCCTTCGCGCGCAGCACCTTGTTTTACGGGGCCGTGATTGTGCTGATGGCGCTCCTGCGGGGCATTTTCCTGTTCCTGATGCGGCAGACCATCATTGTCATGAGCCGCCACATTGAGAACGACCTCAAAAACGAAATCTACGCGCACTACCAGACCTTGCCGCTGAGTTTCTACCGCCGCAACAACACCGGTGACCTGATGGCGCGCATTTCTGAAGACGTGAGCCGCGTGCGCATGTACCTGGGGCCGGCCATTATGTACGGCGTCAACCTGCTGGTGCTGTTCCTGATGGTGATTCCGTACATGCTGAGCGTAAACGTGAAGTTGACCATTTACACGCTGTTGCCGCTGCCTATCTTGAGCGTGAGCATTTACTACGTGAACAACATCATTGAGCGGAAAAGTGACCAGATTCAGAAGAGTTTGAGCGGGATTACCACGTTTGTGCAGGAAGCGTTTTCGGGGATACGGGTGCTGAAATCGTTTGTGCGGGAACAGGATTCGCACGCCAATTTCACCAAAGCTAGTGACACCTACAAAGACAAATCATTGGAGCTCAACTTCGTGAACTCGCTGTTCTTTCCGTTGATTTTGTTCTTGATTGGCTTGAGCACTATTATCACGGTGTGGTTGGGCGGCAAGGAAGTGATCAACGGCAGCATTACCCCCGGCGTAATTGCCGAATTTTTGATTTACGTGAACATGCTTACCTGGCCCGTGACTGCGCTGGGCTGGACCACTTCTCTGGTACAACGCGCCGCCGCCTCTCAGCAACGCATCAATGAATTCCTGAACACGAAGACGGATATTATTTCGCAGCAGAACCTGGAGAAGGACATTCAGGGCGCCATTGTGTTTGACAACGTGGATTTCACCTACCCAGACACCGGCATCCATGCCTTGAAGAAACTTTCTTTCACCATTAATCCTGGCGAGACGCTGGCGGTGATTGGCAACACCGGCTCGGGTAAAAGCACCATTGCCGCGCTGATTTGCCGTTTGTATGACGCCACCGGTGGCCAGATTCTAGTGGATGGCGAAGACATACGCAACTACAAAATTACCAACCTACGGAGCCAGATTGGGTACGTGCCGCAGGACGTGTTTCTGTTCTCAGATTCCATTAGAAACAACATCGGGTTTGGGGTAGATGCTTTGCCCGAGGAGAAAATGCTGCAGGCCGCCAAAGACGCCGACGTGTACGAGAACATCATGCACTTCCCGCAGAAGTTTGACACCGTGTTGGGCGAGCGCGGCATCACGCTTTCGGGCGGGCAGAAGCAGCGCGTCTCCATCGCCCGCGCCTTGGCCCGTGAACCGAAGATTCTGATTCTGGATGATTCGCTTTCGGCGGTAGACACCAAAACGGAGAATGCCATTCTGAACAGCCTGCACCGCGTGATGGCCAACCGGACGTCTATCATCATTTCGCACCGCGTGAGTTCTGTGAAACTGGCCAACCGTATTTTAGTTTTAGACGATGGCGTGGTGGTACAGAACGGCAGCCATGCGGAATTGATGCGCGACCACGACGGCCTGTACCGCGCCCTGTATGAACGCCAACTGCAGACCGAGGAAACAGAGTAATTTCCGTTTTCGGCCTCGTTTCCGGAAATGAAGCCGAAAACAGAAAGGCGGTGGTGAAATTCTGGCCATGATTTTTGTGCCGGGCACTTTCCTGAAACCTGATTTTTGCTTTACTTTGCAGCGGTACCAATAATCGGGATGTAGCGTAGCCTGGTATCGCGCCAGCATGGGGTGCTGGAGGTCGCAGGTTCGAATCCTGCCATTCCGACGAAATCAGAAAAAGCCCGTTGCCTTTGCAGGTGACGGGCTTTTGCTTTGAGGTAATTTTCCGTTTTCGGCTTCATTTCCGGAAACGAGGGCAAAAACGAACCCATCACCAAACTCAATCTTCTGCCATCTTCCCGAAGTCATGCCGCAGCACAAACATGGCGAAGTGCTGCCGATTGCCGGCGCTGGCCAGCTGTGACATCCACATGCCTTCCAGGGTGAGGTGTTTGTGGAAGGTGTAGCCCAGGCCGGCGGCAATGCGGTTGCTGTCAAAGGGTTGGTCGCGCACAATCACGCGTATTTCGTTGCGGAGAATGCCGTAGAGCGGCGCGTTTTCCTGAAGTTTGTGAAAGCGAAGCGGCATGCGTAGCGCTATGGAGTACCGGAGCCGGGTGTGGTATTCTGTCTCCAGCCAGCGCTCTTCTACCTGATAGCGGTGCATGACGCCTATTTTCCAGAAGTTCTGCCGAACTGCAATTTGCTGGTACAGGCGTTTTTCCTGGCTGTGGGTGGTTTCCTCTGCCGTAGCGAAATTTCGGTTAAACAAATGCGCGTAGCCGCCTGCCAAAGAAACCGGGGCGTCTTTGAAATGGTGTTGCAGCTCGGCGCCCACAAAGCCCACCCGCGGGTTCTTGAGCGGTTCATAGGTGCGGTACTGCAGCGTGACGGCGGCGGCCCAGGCGGGGCTGGCCCAGTACGTGCCGGTGTACTGAAACCAAAAGTTCCTGTTGTCTGGCTGGGAGCTGGCGGCGTTGGCCCACAGAAAACCAAACAACAGCAAAAGACCTTTCCAATAATTGAGATGCATAAAAACGACGTGAAAGCGAAACCCGCGCATCCAGGTTAGTGAGCGGCTGAGGCAGGCCTACGGGCATACGCAGTTTGTCTCTGAAAGTAAAGACGCAGCCCAGAAATTCTCTTGTTCACATTCCTGTTTTCGGGCTCAATTCTGGAAATGAGCCCGAAAACGGAAACTTAGGATTTCTTTTTGAGGACAATTTTCTCGGCATGCTTGGCTACCAGGCGGTTGTAAAATTCGCGGAGGTTGGTGTATTCCTGGGGCGAGAACATGGCTTTGTTGATGCTTAGGCGGCTCATGACCTGCAACTGTAGCCCAACCATTTGAACCTGATAACTGAATTTGGCGGTGTTGCCGGGCAAGCTGATGGTAGCAGGCTCGGGCAGGGCCTCTACCTGGTACCCGGCGGGCAAGGTATAAATCAGGACATGAGACTCCTCGGCCGGGCTGGCCAGATCCACGGGGTGTTGCCGGGTGACTTGCCTCAGGGGATTTTGGCCCAGGCCGAAGGTAAGCATGGGGTTGAGGTACAGAATGTCTGCGGGCTGCGCCTCGCCGGCTTTGTGAAGCGTGTATTTGGTCTGAAAGGGAGCCTGCAGGCTGTCTTGGTTCAGCACCTGCCAATCATTGGTTTCCCAGCCAGCCTGTTGTAGCGCAAGCTTTTTCAGGTACGGTTCTTTGCCTAACTCCTGGAGGGCGGCGCGGTGCCGGTGCGCCGACAGACCCTGGAAATTCTCTACCAGAGACCCCGTAATTTCGCCGGTAGGCTTTATCTCTAACTTGCCAGAGACCAATTGCAGGTTTTTCTCTACCCCCAACAGCGGCACCCACTCCCCGGCCGGTGCTTTCAAAACCCACCCTTGCCCGTTTAAATACGGCAGAGCCAGCCCACCCGGCGCCAGGGTTTTGTCAGTGGCATCAAGGGCGTACTGCTTCCCGCCAATTTTTACATAGGCCAGCACCGAGTTGAACTTGGAGAACATGGGCGAAACGGTCACGGGCAGCCCGTGGTCGCGGGTGCTTACCAACATGGGGCTGGCGTTAAGGCCGGCTTCTTTCAGGTAGGCCACCAGCAGCAGGTTAATGTCCGCCGATGACCCTTTCTGGCTTTTCAGGGCTTCCTTGATGCCATCGGCCATGACTTGGTAACTCTGGTCCCAGGTTATGTGCCGCTGCACATAAGTATAGAGGGCATGCATTTTCTGCAGGGTGTCCGGGAGATGCGCCGCCAAAGAATCTGCCGTTTTCTTCAGAAAAGAGGTTTCCTGTACTTGCCCGCCAATAGTTTCATCCTTCAGAAGGGTATTGGTTAAATCTTCCCAACTGGCGGTAATGAAGTCAGGTTTCTCATTAGGGTATTCAATGGTGACCAGCTCAAACTCCATTTTAGCCAGATAATCTGTCATGGTGCCCACAAACGGCTCCTCTACC
This region of Rufibacter sp. LB8 genomic DNA includes:
- the yajC gene encoding preprotein translocase subunit YajC, coding for MQTLLLQAASAEGANLYSNFLFIGLIILVFYFFMVRPQQKKAKDQKKFREELKRGMNVVTIGGMHGRLLSVDDDTVWLEVDKGLKLKFEKSAIAVEPTTRVNANTVTETT
- a CDS encoding DUF1573 domain-containing protein gives rise to the protein MKKQFIVLMLAAGSFMTVSCEKTTTEETTTTVTDQNSANGSAAAPAANDPATNPNVAGQEAVNPNGPKPVMTFKESEHDFGNIKDNQKVQHTFSFTNTGQAPLIIESATATCGCTVPEWPKEPIAPGASGNIKVEFDPAGKSGQQSKQITITANTDPQINQVTIKTNIVGTVPQAGASGPVRL
- the nusB gene encoding transcription antitermination factor NusB; protein product: MLNRRILRIKAMQAIYAYVQAEGSDYQLALDLIADRFAPDLMAAEVQDRKKLEGQKQIASLMFKEWYKTRQFDTEEKDREILDVAQAAVNFYQNSLKKDLKYFGAQMISAAEEIYDRYLLTLLVAQELVHQIEGEEQKAATRFTERKDVNLRKLLDNKALQKLLGNKFLEQRVIRRNLSWAGEQQVIQNIYKNNLKKDEEVQAYLEILEPNYEQDHELLRHIFKNVIFKDENLQALFEEKDLNWVENRSVVKNLVNKSIKMLEESTDENLALLDLSASWDDDKAFFEELYHETLREDEKYEAMISDSVQNWDVERVAQLDKIILKMALCEMHTFRSIPVKVSINEYIDISKVYSTPKSKQFVNGVLDKLSQELMASGAIRKSGRGLLDNK
- a CDS encoding Glu/Leu/Phe/Val dehydrogenase, with the translated sequence MVEVTEITKNPESTVFGQISEYQHEQVVFCHDHETGLKAIIGVHNTVLGPALGGTRMWTYASEAEALRDVLRLSRGMTFKSAISGLNLGGGKAVIIGDSKKDKTEAMMRKFGRFVNNLNGKYITAEDMGMTTQDMAYIGMETKYVAGLPESQGGSGDPSPVTAYGTYMGMKAAAKKAYGNDSLAGKKISVQGTGHVGGYLIDYLAKENAQLFITDIDQERLQRIAANTGATVVGLDEIYDLDVDIYSPCAMGATINDNTLNRLKCQVIAGCANNQLQDENIHGPALVQKGMVYAPDFLINAGGIINVYSEVKHLNREWAMQQTEQIYTTTGNILAKAEADGTHPQKAATQLAQKRIDDMAKIKQTY
- a CDS encoding YtxH domain-containing protein, yielding MGKKINAILAFSTGIATGAVLGILFAPEKGRETRDKLSFQLEKYRARLLELSNDLIAGKEEQGSAAKTEGQRVIKDARDKAERLLVDVDSLINQINSKKEI
- a CDS encoding ABC transporter ATP-binding protein; this encodes MKSLKYLNKYLLKYKFRFFWGIVFVIVSNIFAIIPAQVVRHAFDLVREGITMYQLHEGFTQQERVYDSFARSTLFYGAVIVLMALLRGIFLFLMRQTIIVMSRHIENDLKNEIYAHYQTLPLSFYRRNNTGDLMARISEDVSRVRMYLGPAIMYGVNLLVLFLMVIPYMLSVNVKLTIYTLLPLPILSVSIYYVNNIIERKSDQIQKSLSGITTFVQEAFSGIRVLKSFVREQDSHANFTKASDTYKDKSLELNFVNSLFFPLILFLIGLSTIITVWLGGKEVINGSITPGVIAEFLIYVNMLTWPVTALGWTTSLVQRAAASQQRINEFLNTKTDIISQQNLEKDIQGAIVFDNVDFTYPDTGIHALKKLSFTINPGETLAVIGNTGSGKSTIAALICRLYDATGGQILVDGEDIRNYKITNLRSQIGYVPQDVFLFSDSIRNNIGFGVDALPEEKMLQAAKDADVYENIMHFPQKFDTVLGERGITLSGGQKQRVSIARALAREPKILILDDSLSAVDTKTENAILNSLHRVMANRTSIIISHRVSSVKLANRILVLDDGVVVQNGSHAELMRDHDGLYRALYERQLQTEETE
- a CDS encoding DUF3857 domain-containing protein; this translates as MKQCRSYFLWVVLVLCMAAPRIGWAQTEPFKLGKVTEAELKMTVYDKDTSAAAVVLHDQGETSFLLAHGTQVQFKRVMRIKILKKQGLGEANMEILFHKFHAKRKETITDLQAFTTNLDNGKIVRTKLEDKAIFEEKVNQVLYRKKMTLPKVKVGSVLEIAYTLKSDFIYSLPEWRFQSHIPVAWSEYKVKMIPYLTYRQVYTGTFPFHIKEASQGTQRTISGTMQDPLGTAVFNVTQYRWVMTHVPAVVEEPFVGTMTDYLAKMEFELVTIEYPNEKPDFITASWEDLTNTLLKDETIGGQVQETSFLKKTADSLAAHLPDTLQKMHALYTYVQRHITWDQSYQVMADGIKEALKSQKGSSADINLLLVAYLKEAGLNASPMLVSTRDHGLPVTVSPMFSKFNSVLAYVKIGGKQYALDATDKTLAPGGLALPYLNGQGWVLKAPAGEWVPLLGVEKNLQLVSGKLEIKPTGEITGSLVENFQGLSAHRHRAALQELGKEPYLKKLALQQAGWETNDWQVLNQDSLQAPFQTKYTLHKAGEAQPADILYLNPMLTFGLGQNPLRQVTRQHPVDLASPAEESHVLIYTLPAGYQVEALPEPATISLPGNTAKFSYQVQMVGLQLQVMSRLSINKAMFSPQEYTNLREFYNRLVAKHAEKIVLKKKS
- a CDS encoding isocitrate/isopropylmalate dehydrogenase family protein, whose product is MTTVTLIPGDGIGPEITEAVKAIFAAAQVPITWEEENAGQTTFDSMGELIPQSLIDSLERNRIALKGPITTPVGKGFKSINVQLRQKFDLYSNVRPAKTTPGVKTRFENVDLVLFRENTEGLYAGLEMYDERLGISDSIARVTVEGCRKIVRAAFAYAAKNNRPKVTVAHKANILKSAGRLMLEAAAEVSKEFPSVPWDEKIIDNMCMQLVSKPEQFEVIVTTNLFGDILSDLCAGLVGGLGVVSGANVGDDMAVFEAVHGSAPDIAGQGLANPTALLRSALMMLEHMELKDHCARIENALEKTLLNKEQCTKDLGGNASTSEFAQHIISNL
- a CDS encoding DUF2490 domain-containing protein, whose protein sequence is MHLNYWKGLLLLFGFLWANAASSQPDNRNFWFQYTGTYWASPAWAAAVTLQYRTYEPLKNPRVGFVGAELQHHFKDAPVSLAGGYAHLFNRNFATAEETTHSQEKRLYQQIAVRQNFWKIGVMHRYQVEERWLETEYHTRLRYSIALRMPLRFHKLQENAPLYGILRNEIRVIVRDQPFDSNRIAAGLGYTFHKHLTLEGMWMSQLASAGNRQHFAMFVLRHDFGKMAED